The nucleotide sequence AAGCAACAAGTCACTAACGTGATCATGGAAGGCTCCTATGAACAGACGATTAAGGTGATGCAGAGCATTGATAGCCAACAAAATTTCTTGGTGGTGCGGGGATTAACGGTTGAAGCCGTTCCGAACAAGCCTGGCCTGGTCAAGTCAACCTTTAACATGATTGCCTATGTCCCCCTTACCCCAGAGGAATTGGCGGCGGCCAATCCACCCCCAGAACCCAAGCCGGAAGGGGAAGGGCAAAAAGATGGCCAACCTAAACCGGAGGGTACCTAAGTCATTATTAAGCCCCAGAGACTAACCAACTGTTAAGACCAACCCGTGATCTAGAAATTCATCCTTCTTTATTGTTCTGAGTTTTGCCAAGTTTTGTGAGGAGTAGAGTCGTGAACCAGTCTCAAGCGTTACAACGAATCGGGGTCAGTTGCCTGACTGCTAGTCTCCTGTTGCCTTTAGCCCAACCCGCGGCTTTTGGGGCAGATACGGAAATTACCGGGATTAAGTTGAACAGTACCCCCAATGGGATTCAAGTTGTCTTTAATGTGCAAGGAAATTTGCGTCCTCCTGTCTTCACGGTCAATCGGGGTAACGCCTCCATTGCCGATATTTCCAACAGTCAACTCCGCTTACCCCAAGGAGGAGCCTTCCGCCAAGATAACCCGGCTCCTGGCATCACCTCCTTAGAAGTTGCCCAGCTTGATCCCAAAACGATTCGGATTACAGTTAACGGTGTTGCTTCGGCCCCAAGCTCTCAGGTTGTCCGCAAACCCGATGGCTCCGGGCTACTTCTGAATTTTATCACCGCCCAAAAACCCGCTGGCCCAGCGACTCCACCCATTTCTGGACAGCCCGCCAATACATTCCCCGGCCCAAACCCTGTGCCACCACTCCAAGCCCGCGCCGTGGCCCCACCTGTGGGAGATATCGTGATTGCCCCGGTGCTCTCTGACCCGGATGTGATTGATTTGGGAACCTCTGAACGAATTCCTCGCCTCCTCTTACGGGAAGCCCCAGTCCGCGAAGTATTAGGTCTTTTAGCCCGGGCAGCAGGAGCTAACATTGCCTACTCAGAGGACAGTGGTGGGCCTGGGGCAGGGCCACAAACCATATCCCTAGATATTGAAAATGAGTCTGTCCAAGATGTCTTCAACTATGTGATTCGGGTAGCAGGATTACAGGCTAATCGCCAGGGACGCACCATTTTCGTTGGCTCCCAACTTCCCCCAGAGGCCCAAAATCGGATTGTCCGCACCATTCGGTTGAACCAAATGTGGGCTACCATTCAAACCCAGACGGTACAAACCCTCACTTCCCAGGCCAATACAGGTGGGAGTGTCGGTGCAATTGCTGGCTCCGCTAGCAGTGGGACAACGGCTGGTACGTCTACCCCTGTCCAAACCTCCATTAACCGGCAAACCCAGATTACCGATAACATCAATCAACTCGGGGCCCTCGAACTGTTGCAATCCTATGGGGCAAACCAAGGTGCAACAACCCCACAAGGTTCCCAGTTTCAAAGTACCCTATTGGCTGGCCTGTCCGTAATTGCCGATGCGCGGACAAACTCTGTCACCTTGATTGGCACTCCCCGGAAGGTGGAAATGGCCATGAGTATCATTTCCCAATTGGATGTTCGCAAGCGACAAGCCATGGTGAACGTTAAGTTTGTGGATGTGAACCTCCTCAAGGGCCGAGTGTTTAACACTAATATTCAAACCAATTTTGGCGATAGCTTGACAGCAGCAATCTTCGATCCTAATGGCTTAAGCGTTAGCAGTGGCACTCAACCCCCTGGCCAAAGCCCCCCTGTTGTCATCCCACCGGATCGGGAAAATACAACGGCGATTATCTTTCCGCCCATTGCCATCCCAGGCCTGCCTGTCGGTCAAACCGTTAGTAATTTCTTTGCCAATATCATCCTTCAAGTACAAACGGGAAATGTAACCATCCTGACCAATCCAACCCTAGTCATTCAAGAAGGGAGTGCGGCTCAGGTTAACTTGACCCAAGAAGTGTTTTCGGGGATTACTTCCACGGCTTCTACAACGGGTACAGGGAGTGGAGCCGCCGTTGCTGCGACCAGTATTACGCCCATCATTCGCCAGGCCGGGGTCATTTTTAACGTCACGATTGACCAGATTGATGATAATGGCTTTATTACGATGCAACTGTCGCCGGAAGTCAGTGCCCCCAGTGGAACTTACTCAGTGGTTTTCCCAGGTGTTTCTCTGCCTTCGACTGGAACCTTATTATCCCAACGACGAATGGAGTCGGGGCGGATTCGCCTACGGGATGGGCAAACTCTGGTTCTGGCAGGGATTATTCAGGATCAGGATCGTTCAACCGTGACGAAAATTCCCATCTTGGGTGATCTTCCGATCCTGGGACGTTTGTTCCGGCAAGAATCGAGTACCCGTGATCGGCGGGAGTTGGTGGTGATGGTGACACCAAAAGTGATGGATGATTCCCAAAACGCCACCAACGGCTACATCTACTCCCCAGGCCAAGGCATTAGCCCCCAAATGCAGCAGCAAATTCTCACCCCTCCTCGCCGGTACTAGAACAAGGATGATTGATTAAAGCTAAAGCAGAAGCTCTCCAAGCTCATTGTTTAGGAATGGCGAATTGAGATTAAGTTCTTGATTCGTCATTTTTATGTTTTTAGTTTATGTTTTTAGGGTTTTCGCCAGAGGGCATCGGCCATGCGACAGGTTTGGACTATTTCCAGGCCATCATGGACGCGAACCAGATCTACCCCTTGGGCAATGGCATAGCAACAGGTGGCAGCAGTTCCCCAAACCCGGCCCTTTGGCTCTGGTTGGTTGAGGATTTCGCCAATAAACCGTTTCCGAGAGGTTCCGACCAGAATGGGACAGCCGAGGGTTTGAAAATGCCGGAGGTTTTGCAAGAGTTGGATATTTTGAGTCGTTGTTTTGGCAAAGCCGATCCCTGGATCAATCACAATCCGAGACTTAGAGATACCAAAACTTAGGGCAGTCGAAATTTGGGTCTGGAAAAACTCTTGTAATTCCCCAATTAAATCCCGGTAATCGGTCAGAGTTTGCATGGTTTGGGGAGTGCCGCGGCGGTGCATCAAGATGATTGGAGCCTCGGTCTGGGCTGCTACTTGAAAAATTTTGGGATCATCTTTCCCTCCAGAAACGTCATTAATCAGATCGGCTCCGGCATTCAGAGCGGCCTGGGCCACCTCGGAGCGAGTTGTATCAATCGAAATGGCTATGTCTAATCCCTGGCGGATCGCTTGAATCACTGGAATGACTCGCCCTAGTTCTTGATCTAATGAAATTTCAACAGCCCCAGGCCGGGTGGATTGGCCGCCAACATCTAAAATATCCACGCCCGCATCAGCTAATCCTTGAGCTTGTTTTAAGGCTGCTTCTAGGCTGACAAACTCACCCCCATCACTGAAACTATCTGGGGTGATATTCAAAATCCCCATCACATAGGTCTTCCGGCCCCAAATAAATTCCTGCCCTCGAATGCGCCAACCCCCAGGCCCGTCAACCGGATGCACACTTGCCTTGTTAGGATAGAAATCCACTCTATTTGCCTACTGTTCTGTCGTGATTCTCGCCCTATGGTAGCAAGGGGCCTGGGACTAGAGACAAACCATTCTGCCCCATTGAGCAATGTTCTGACTGACCATGAGCGTTAACCATGCAATTTATTGATCAAGCCGAAATTGAAGTCCGGGCCGGGAAAGGGGGAGATGGGATTGTCGCCTTTCGGCGGGAAAAATATGTGCCAGCCGGGGGGCCAGCCGGGGGCAATGGCGGCCATGGCGGTTCCGTGATTTTGGAGGCGGTGACTCATTTACAAACTCTTTTGGATTTTCAATATGCCCGCATTTTTAAGGGTGAAGATGGCAAACGGGGCGGCCCGAGTAATATGACTGGAGCGAGTGGGCCGGATCGGATCATTCAAGTTCCCTGTGGCACAGTGGTTTTAGATGCGCAGACTGGGGAAATGTTGGGGGATTTGGTCGAGCCAGGCCAGCAGTTATTAGTCGCTAAAGGGGGAAAAGGGGGCCTGGGGAATAAACATTTCTTGAGCAACAGCAAACGAGCCCCAGATTATGCCCTACCCGGCCTGGCAGGAGAAGAACGATTTTTGCGACTAGAACTCAAACTCTTAGCCGAAGTGGGGATTATTGGTCAGCCCAATGCCGGTAAATCTACCTTAATTTCCATTCTCTCCGCTGCCCGCCCGAAAATTGCTGATTATCCCTTTACAACTTTAATCCCAAATTTAGGGGTAGTCCGCCGACCGAATGGGGATGGAACTGTGTTTGCCGATATTCCGGGATTGATTGCAGGGGCGCATTTGGGGGCCGGCCTGGGCCATGAGTTTTTACGCCATATTGAACGCACCAAGGTCCTAATTCATTTGCTGGATGCCACCGGAGATGATCCTTTTGCAGCCTATGAGACGATCCAGGCCGAGTTAGCCGCCTATGGTCATGGGTTAGCCAGCCGCCCGCAAATTGTGGCCCTGAATAAAATTGATGCCCTACTCCCAGAGGATATAGAGACAATCCAGGCCCAGTTTCCCGATTCCTTAAATATTTTGACGATTTCTGCCGCGACTGGAGCTGGCCTGGAAGTGCTTTTAACCCATGTTTGGGCTTGTCTGGATGCCTACAATCAAGATAGGCAAGATATGAATGATGACGATACGCTGCTTTATGTCCCCATCTGAACCCGACTTACTGGCTCCTGAATTCCAGGCCGCGGTGGAACGACTCCATGAACTGACTCTGTGGTGGCGATGGTTCTTGGTCATTGTGCTGTGGATTACGGTCGGGGGCTTTAGTCTGTGGATACTCCGGGGTGATATAAGTCTTTTGAAGGAGCATTTTACCTGGGCATCTGTCCGCTATGCCTTAGCGTTTAATCGGGGTGCTGCCATTGGCCTGGGCTTGTGTCTGGGCATGACCTTGGCGGTATTGATGTGGCAAACGCGCAATATCTTATGGGGCCGCCCCCAGGCCTGGCAAAAACGTCTAGAGCGGCGGGTTTGGCAAATTCGTTTACAGGGCAGCAGTCATCCCCTATGGCGTTGGGTGTGCGCTCAAAAGTAAACCAGCTAAGGGTTCTGGCACCGGGAAAATAATTAAAATCAATAATCCTAATGCCACCAGTCCCAGACCATCGCGCCAAGAATTAAGTTCCGAGACATCATTGACGGCGGGTTCATCAAAGGCTGGCATCAGAAAGAGAATGATGGCCCAAAAGAAGAGCCAAGGTTGCACAAAGGACAGGACTAAGACCAAGAGGCGGGTAATTTGCCCAATGATCGCCCCAGCCCGATGACCATACATGGCATGAACAATATGTCCGCCATCCAACTGACCCACAGGCATCAAATTTAAGGCCGTCACCACCAGGCCCAAGGCCCCCGCAATCGCCACTGGATGTAGGTGAATCCCGGAGAGGGTCGTTAAATCGGCTCCCCAGACAAAACGGCAGAACAAGGCAAACAAAATCGAAATCCGCGGATTCAGGGCCTCAATGCTCAACCGACTGCTGCTGTCTTGGGGAAGTTCGACCAGTTGTGATTGCCCCAGGCCCCAGACCAAAATCGGTAATGTCACCAAGAGTCCTGCCAATGGCCCCGCAATGCCCACATCAAACAAGGCCCGGCGATGGGGAATCGGAGAGCGAATTTGGATAAAGGCCCCCAACGTCCCCAGGCCAAAGGGAATTGGAATAAAGTAGGGCAACGTGGCCTGGATTTGGTAATACTTGGCCATAAAATAATGCCCACTTTCATGAACCCCCAAAATTCCCACCAACGCCAAGGCATAAGGCAAACCAGCCAGCAAGAGTTGGGGAGAACGAATTACCATCGCCACAGTCAGATTGGGTTGGGCCAGGGCGGCTCCGGCTAAGGTCGTGGTCAGCAGGGTGAATGCAAACAAAAGTCCGGTGACGAGGGGGCGGGTTAACTGGCCAGGGCTAGGAATCCGTTGCTTGGGAATTAGGGCAAAAAAGGGTTTATCGCTGCCTCCCATTTGAAACGTGACTAAAAACCGATCCCCAAACTGGAGGGCAATATTGTCTTGAACGGTGGTATAAACTTTCTCGGCCTGACCCCGCATCTGCCCCCGACAAATCACGGCCTGGGGACGATATTCAATTTGCTGAAGATAATAGAGTGACCAGGGAAAACAGCCTTGGAGTTGTGCTTCTTCAGCCCGGTTAAGTAGGTTTTGAACTGGTTCTGCCTCTGCTTGGGCCTGGGGGTTTGTTTCGGGGGTGGGAGCAGCGGGTAAATTTCGGCGCAGTAAAACCCAATATAGGAACGAGCTAAAAATAAAGACCATAATCAGCAGCAGGGAGGGAATGGCTTGTTGTCCCTTGACGAGCATCCAGGCCACGATGAAAAAAGCTGGCATCATCAAAACCAGCCACAGCAACCAGGCCGGAGTCCGACTCATTCGGGCCGCCCCGCGTTGAACCAAGAGATAGAGGATCAAGCCCAGAAGCAGTAGAGACACCCAAACCATTCATTTCCTCGCCGTTTTAGCAGTGATTTCTCAAGCGTTGTGGCCATCTACCGGGCGATCTGGGGCATCTCTGGGGACACTCAAATTTTTCCGGGATGTTAGTATTCCATCTCCATTGTAGGAATGACAAGAATCACTGCGCAAACCGAGAGAGCTAGGGAATTTGTTCGTGGGTCATGACCGTAAACCGAAAGAAGTTCCGCAGCACCTCTGGATCCACTTGTACCAGTCCCGCCTCGCCAATCCAGGTATTAATTAACTCAGTGGCTTGGGGGTCACCCCGCAGAAACTCCCCCATAAATTTGACAATGGTGTAGTTGACTTGGCGGCGAAAGGTGGCATCGCCCTGGGGCAGCATACAACCCACACCATAACTAGCCAGGGGAGACTGGGGAGCTAAATCCAGGTTTGTCATCCCTAAGCTTTGACTCAGGGCCATAATAAATAGACTATCCCCAACTACTCCATCTACTTTTTTGGCTTTTAAGGCTTTTAAGGCATCCGTAAAGGTGGCAATAGGAACCAACGTGGCCTGGGGTTGAGCTAACTTAGCCGCTTTTTCAAAAACCGTATTGGGAACCACTGCCAGGCGTTTTCCGGCCAAGGCCTGTAAAGTCAGTAAATTACTGCCTTGGGGAACCAATACCCGGACATTGACAATGTTGTAACTTGTTGAAAAATCTACATACTGATCTCGGTTCCAGGTAAAGGCGGTATTACAAACAATGTCCACTTCCCGATTTTGGAGCTTGCTAATCTGAGCAGCAGCATCTTCAGCTTGGACGGCCTGGAGGGTGATGGGTTTACCCAGTTCTTGGCTCAGTTGGTTGCGGATTAAGTTCACCACATTGACCGAATAGCCATCAATTTCATTTTCAGCGTTGATATAGCTATAGGGGGCCTGGTTGAGACTAATCCCCACCGTTAAGATGCCAGTCCGAGCGACTTTTTCCATCACCGTTTCCGCCAGACCGGCCCGCGGTGTGACGAGCAACAACAGACTAGATAAGAGCAGAAGTTTAACTTTGGTAAACATATAGGGCATCCCAGGAATGGCTCTCAGTCTAAGAGGAATCAGGGTTCACTGGCAAGACTGGGCAAAATTCGCAGGGTCTTGGTCACGCCGATGTTGTTGGGGAATCGGGGGGCCTTGATTGGGGCCGACTAAACTAGCGGTTAACTCCAAAGAGTCTCGCAGTCGCTTGGCCGCATAGATAGACATATCCCGAGGCACACTAATTCGATCCCGGAGATACCTTAATGCCGCATCAGAATGAGCTGGAGGTATTACTGCTGCTCCTGTCATCAAATGGGTGAGGGCGGCGCGCAGGGCTGGATCAATCAGAGTCGGTGGGCCCGGATTAACCTGGATAATTTTTTCACGATGTTTGAGCACGCGAGTGAGGGCTTCAGTGCGGCTAGTTTCCGGTTCAGGGTAGGTCACGTCCGGTAGTCCAAACCAAGGGCCCTGATCCACCCGTTGCTGATAGGCATTGGTTTGAGGTTCCATATTGCTGTAACAGCCCCCCATCTGTGGCGGTAAATCATGGGCATGGGTATGGAAATCACTTTGGGTGCCGCGATAGGTTGGCAGCGTTTCCAGGCCTGTGAACCATTCCCCTAAGCTTGGGTTTTCCTCCCGCAGTGAGTATCCTTTGTAATAAAACAAGCTGGCATTCATCCGCTCCACATAGGGGACAAACACCACATCGGCGGTACTGAATTCTTCTAGGAAAAATGGGCCAGGAGTTTGAGCTAAGGCTGCCTCGACTTGGGCCACCACTTGCAAAAATTGAGCTTTATTTTGGACCTCTTCTCTAGCAGAGCGGGTCGGATAACAGAGCCAATTACACCAGGCCCGGAACAGTAACCGTTCTAAGCGGCGCAATGGCAACACCCGTGCATCAGTCATCCCCCAACCCAAGGGGCCAAAGGTAGTTTCTAAAGCTAAGAGAATGTCATCACTTTCCGTCAGTAAGCGGCCATCTAATTCCACTGCCGGGAGCATTCCAGAGGGGACTTTGCGCTTATACCAGGCCTCTTTTTGGCCATAGCAAAACATGGTGACTTTGGTAACTCGGTAGGGAATTTGCCTCTCTTCTAGCCAGAGCCAGACCTTCTGACAGTAGGGACACCAGGCATGATGATCTCGGTAAAGCGTCACCCGCACTGCTGATTCCGACTGGCCAAATAACCGGAGCCGGGCCTGGGCATTGGTGGGGCCGTTGACTAAATCCGGATGAAAATTGGCAAGGGCGGCTAATTCTGACCATGAGAGGGGGTAATTCATGCGGCGCGACTCAATTTTTTACCAACTGTTTCAGCAATTTCCGTCTCTGTTGTTTCAACTTGTGGACGCACCCCCTACTAATGCTAGTGCCTATCGGTTTGAGTCTGTCGCAGTCAAGGAAGCTCAGTTTCAAATTGATGGAGTCTTTTTACCACCGGAAACAGCAGGACCTGGAACAATTTATTTCTGTGAAGTGCAATTCCAACGAGATGAACAACTGTATGAACGTCTGTTTGCTGAGTTATTTCTCTATTTTTACCGTCATCGGGGTAACTTTTCTGACTGGCAGGCCGTGATTATTTATCCCCATCGCAACACAGAGCAGGCAGAATTAACTCCCTATGCTGAATTATTGAATAGTGGCAAGGTTCACCGGATTTTTATTGATGAGTTAGGAGAGCCAGAGAATTTATCCCCAGAATTAGGACTGATGCGATTGACCATTGAATACGAATCCAGTGCGCCGCGATTAGCCGGAGTAATTCTAACCAAAGCCGAGGCATCTACTCCCAAGAGGCAAGCCATAATAGACTTAGTGACAACGATTATGGTTTATAAATTCACAACCTTAAGTCGGCAGGAGGTTGAGGCGATGTTAGGGTTTACGGTCAGCGAATTACAACAAAGCCGCTTTTATCAAGAGGTCAAGGACGAAGGACGGCAAGAGGGGCGACAAGAAGGTGAGTGAATTGGTACACAATGAGGGCGGCAAGAGGGATTAGAGTTAGAGGCTCGGTCATTGGTGCTGCGGCTGTTGACTCTGAAACTTGGGACTTTACCAGTCGGGATACAAAATCAAGTAGAGAGTTTAGGATTGCCCCAGTTAGAAGAATTAGCGATGGCGTTGCTAGAGTTTCAAGAGGTGGCGGATTTGGGGGCCTGGTTACAGAAGTTTTAATTTTCTATCAAATTATGACGATTATGTTTTCTAGAAGATAAGTTTGGCTAGGATCACCCCAAAGTTTATTGAGAATTGAGATCATGAAAAGCGGTAGGGGGCTAATTGCAGGGCTGTTACTGTGTCTAGGGGGAGCTCCGATAACTTTTTCCGGAGAAGTCATTGCTCAAGTTAGGCCGACTGAATACATTAGTCAAAGTGGGGGCCTGGCAGAAGCAAATCAACTTAATGAGCAAGCTGTAAAGCTTTATCAACAAGGACGTTACAATGAGGCCCTGCCTCTCTACCAACGTAGTTTAGCAATTTGGGAAAAAGCTCTTGGCCCCAACCATCCTAATGTTGCTACTGGCCTCAACAATTTGGGAGCACTCTACCAAGCTCAAGGGAACTACGCCCAGGCCCTGCCCCTCTATCAGCGTAGTTTAGCAATTCGAGAAAAAGCTCTGGGCCCGGATCATCCCGATGTCGCTTATAGTCTCAACAATTTGGCAGCACTCTACCAAGCTCAAGGGAACTACGCCCAGGCCCTGCCCCTCTATCAACGTAGTTTAACCATTTGGGAAAAAGCTCTGGGCCCGGATCACCTCAATGTCGCTTATAGTCTCAACAATTTGGCAGGACTATACCAAGATCAAAATAACTACCCCCAGGCCCTGCCCCTCCACCAACGTAGTTTAGCCATTCGACAAAAAGCTCTCGGCCCGGATCACCCCGATGTAGCCATCAGCCTCCATAATTTGGCAGCACTCTACCAAGCTCAAGGGAACTACGCCCAGGCCCTGCCCCTCTATCAACGAAGTTTAGCGATTCGGGAAAAAGCTCTCGGCCCCGATCACCCCGATGTAGCCCAAAGCCTCAATAATTTGGCAGCACTCTACCATGCTCAAGGGAACTACGCCCAGGCCCTGCCCCTCTACCAACGTGGTTTAGCAATTCGAGAAAAAGCTCTGGGCCCGGATCACCCTGATGTAGCTAATAGCCTCATTAGTTTGGCAGTAGTATACAAAGATCAAGGGAACTATGCCCAGGCCTTGCCCCTCAATCAACGTAGTTTAGCCATTCGAGAAAAAGCTCTCGGCCCCGATCACCCGTATGTAGCCTCCAGCCTCAACAGTTTGGCAGGAATATACCAAGATCAAGGGAACTACGCCCAGTCCGTGCCCCTTTATCAACGTAGTTTAGCCATTCGAGAAAAAGCTCTCGGCCCCGATCACCCTGATGTAGCTACTAGCCTCAACAATTTGGCAGTAATATACAAAGATCAAGGGAACTATGCCCAGGCCCTGCCCCTCTATCAACGTAGTTTAGCCATATTGGAAAAAGCTCAGAGCCCCAATGACCCCATTCTGGCCGCCAGCCTCAACAATTTGGCCATTTTATACTGGGCTAACAATACCACAACCCAAAGCCTCCCCCTCTTCAACCGAGCCTTGAATATTGAAGAAACAAATCTGGCGCAAAACTTAGTCATTGGCTCCGAAGAATACAAACGCAATTACTTAAAAACATTTACAGAGTCAACTAATGGGGCTTTGACTTACCACCTCCAGGCCATGCCGAGTTCCCCTGAAGCAGCCCAACAGGCCCTAACAACAATTCTCCGCCGCAAAGGACGGGTCTTAGATGTGCTCAGTAACGCCAGCCTCAGCCTTCGCCGCAACTTATCCCCCGCCGCTGCCCAACTCTTAGATGACTTGAGTGCGATTCGGACGCAAATTGCCCAAATTACATTTGCCACGGATTTGAAGCCCGGACAAATTGCAACGCTAAAAAACCTACAAGCGAATGCCGACAAAATTGAAACTGAACTCAGCCAGCGCAGTGCCACTTTTCAAGCCGTAACTCAACCTGTAACTATTGCCGCACTCCAACAGAAAATTCCAGCCGATGCTGCCCTGATTGAGTTTATGCAATACCAGCCCTTTAACCCGAAAATAGGTCAATTCCAGGCCCCGCGCTATGCTGCCTATATTCTGTTGCCCCAAGGAAACGTACATTGGGTAGATTTAGGTGAGGCCGCCAGACTGGAAGTGCAACTCAAAGAATTCATGAACAAAATCAGCGATCCCCGCTTGCCCAGTGGTGCCGTCAAGCCCGTTGCCCGCCAAACCGATGCCCTCCTCCTTGAACCCATCCGGGCTAAATTGGGAACTCAGGTGAAGCATTTACTCATTGCTCCTGATGCCGAACTCAACTTAATTCCGTTTGCCGCTCTCGTCGATGCTCAAAATCGCTATTTAATTGAAACCTATCAAATTACCTATCTCACCTCTGGTCGAGACTTACTCCGCCCCGGTACCCCTAGCTCGAACCCGCCCCTGATTTTTGCCAATATTGACTATGACCGACCTGGGGTGCCCAGCAGCACTCCCACTCTCCTTGCCCAAGGATCATCATCAGCCAGTGGAACGAGAGGTGTTAACCAAGTCAGTCAAG is from Synechococcus sp. PCC 6312 and encodes:
- a CDS encoding CHAT domain-containing tetratricopeptide repeat protein, giving the protein MKSGRGLIAGLLLCLGGAPITFSGEVIAQVRPTEYISQSGGLAEANQLNEQAVKLYQQGRYNEALPLYQRSLAIWEKALGPNHPNVATGLNNLGALYQAQGNYAQALPLYQRSLAIREKALGPDHPDVAYSLNNLAALYQAQGNYAQALPLYQRSLTIWEKALGPDHLNVAYSLNNLAGLYQDQNNYPQALPLHQRSLAIRQKALGPDHPDVAISLHNLAALYQAQGNYAQALPLYQRSLAIREKALGPDHPDVAQSLNNLAALYHAQGNYAQALPLYQRGLAIREKALGPDHPDVANSLISLAVVYKDQGNYAQALPLNQRSLAIREKALGPDHPYVASSLNSLAGIYQDQGNYAQSVPLYQRSLAIREKALGPDHPDVATSLNNLAVIYKDQGNYAQALPLYQRSLAILEKAQSPNDPILAASLNNLAILYWANNTTTQSLPLFNRALNIEETNLAQNLVIGSEEYKRNYLKTFTESTNGALTYHLQAMPSSPEAAQQALTTILRRKGRVLDVLSNASLSLRRNLSPAAAQLLDDLSAIRTQIAQITFATDLKPGQIATLKNLQANADKIETELSQRSATFQAVTQPVTIAALQQKIPADAALIEFMQYQPFNPKIGQFQAPRYAAYILLPQGNVHWVDLGEAARLEVQLKEFMNKISDPRLPSGAVKPVARQTDALLLEPIRAKLGTQVKHLLIAPDAELNLIPFAALVDAQNRYLIETYQITYLTSGRDLLRPGTPSSNPPLIFANIDYDRPGVPSSTPTLLAQGSSSASGTRGVNQVSQELAKLTFGRLPNTGPEAEAIKALLPAAKIFTGATATENQLKASVQPLVLHLATHGFFQSNAVRKPTNVGDRAIRGVEGEISGLPVENPLLRSGLWLAGGNVRQSGKEDGILTALEVSGLDLQGTQLVVLSACQSGLGDVPTGEGVYGLRRAFVLAGAESQLSSLWIVGDAGTKELMIKYYENLLRGQGRGEALRQAQLSFVKGTQYNNTYYWAAFIPTGEWGPMRFSGNRPR